Genomic segment of Armatimonadota bacterium:
TGGTGAATAGGGAACCAGATTCAATTTAGGCTGGTATCTTTACCGGTAGTGTCCACGGGAAATCCCTACATCGAATTTCGAGACGTTTCCGTGTCTTATCGGAAGCATGCAGAGGCGGTAGCCCAATGCAATCTCGTTATCGAAGAGGGAGAATTTGTGTTCCTGGTGGGCAAAACGGGAGCGGGAAAAAGCACCCTGCTCAAGCTGATTTCCCGCGAAGTTGCGCCGAATGCCGGGCGAGTGGTGGTAGCGGGAAAAGAGATCAATAAACAGCTTCCGCTGACGATTCCTAGGCTGCGCCGCAAGATGGGCATCGTGCCGCAGGACTTCGCCCTTCTGCCCAAAAAGACGGTCGCCGAGAACATCGCTTACGCCAGCCGCGCGGCGGGCAAGACCAAGCGGCAGACGCGCCGTCGAATGGCGTTCATCTTGTTCGGAATCCACCTCGACCACAAGATGAACAGCTTCCCGGACGAGCTTTCGGGCGGTGAACGGCAGAGGGTGGCGATCGGACGGGCGCTGATCAACGATCCTCCGCTGTTGTTGGCGGATGAGCCAACCGGTAACCTTGACCCCGAGCACTCGATGGAGGTCATGCAACTCCTGATGAACCTCAACGAGCGCGGGACGACGGTCGTGGTCGCCAGCCACGACATGATGGTGGTGGAGAAGCTTGGTAAGCGGATCATCCGCTTGGATCAAGGTCGCGTTGTTTCGGACACGAAGTTCCCCGAAATGGGTCAAGACGAGCCGCCGACCGATGAGATTGAAGAGCCGGTCGAAGAAGTCGCGGCCGGGGAAGCGAGCGAACCAGCGATCGTCGGAGAGCCTGTAACGGAAGAAGAAATCGGAGCCGTTGAAGAGCCCGGTGATCCCGAAGAGGAGTCGTCCGCCGATGTTTGATCGCCTAACCTTTATCCTTGGCGAGACCTTGGTTTCCATCCGCCGAAACTTCGGCATGGTCATCCTCGGAATCCTCACTGTGTCGGTTTGTCTGTACATCACCGGCGGCCTGACGCTGACGTATCGGAGTATCCTGACATACGGTCAAGGATTGACCGGACGGTTCGAGATGCGGGTTTATCTCCAGGACGGGACCTCGAAATACCAGATTTCCGACATCGCGAAGCAGATTCGCGCGATGGACGGCGTTGCTACCGTCAACTGGATTCCCAAGGACCTCGCCTGGGAGAAAATGAAGCGCGAAAATCCCGAACTGACGCGCGATCTTAACAACGTTCTGCCCGACGCCTACAAGGTCGTTTTAACTGACCTGAGCAAGGGCGACGCCATCGCCAAAACGATTCAAGCGATCCCCCAAGTTGAGCCGGGCGGCGTGCGGTATCTCCGCAACGCCCAGAAGCAGGTCGATGACCTCTTACGCTTTTTGAAATGGATCGGCCTTGTGGCCGGGGGCCTGCTGGCGCTGATTTCTGGCGTCCTGATCTTCACCGTCGTTCGCCTGACGGCCATGTCGCGCCGCCTGGAACTGCGCATCATGAACCTCGTGGGGGCCAGCTACGCCACGATCTACACGCCTCTGATGCTTGAGGGCGTCTTCCAGGGCCTGGTCGGTGGATTGGCGGCTAGCCTTTTGCTCCAACTCTCGTACCACGAACTCGCGAGGGTGGTACACGGCTACGAATTTCTGGCGGAGCTTCCGCCATTTCCCGGCAATCAGGTCATGGTGGCCTGCTCGATCGCTGGCGGGACCTACGGGCTGATCTGCTCGCTCCTGGCCCTCGTCAGCCTCCAAAGGAGAATCGCATGAGAAAAGGACTACTCATTTGCGCACTCGCGCTGGTCGTCGTCCCCGTGGCGACCCTCGGACAGAAGTCGCTCAAAACACTCAAGAGGGGATTGGAAGACGTTCAGCGTTCCAAGCGCTCGGCCCAGAAGAAACTGAAGCAGACTAAGGCGAATATCGTCGATGTCAAGGCTCAGATGAGCCAATTGGAGGATCGCATGCAGAAGGCGTCCGACAACCTGGAAGATACGAAATCCCGCCTGGAGCGCGAGCGCGAACAACAGGCGACCTTGACCAAGGAATTGGCGGCGGCCCAGGCGAAGGTGAAGGAGAAGCGGGTCGAAGTTGAGCGGCGAGTACGCTCGCTCTACATGGAAGGCAAGCCCAATGTGCTGGAGTTCGTGTTCGGGTCGCAAAGCTCGGCAGATCTTGCCACGCGAGAGTTCATCGCTACGCGGGTGAAGAAAGCCGACCACAAGTTGTTTGAAGACTTCCGCGACGACCGCGACGATGCGCAGAAGAAGAAGAAGGAACAGGACCAGGTGGTGCGCCAGGTGGCCTCGCTTCAGCAGGAGCAGGTTCAACGCCAGCACGAATTGGAGAGTACGCAGAAGGCGAAGGAGAGCTATCTCAACGGCCTGGAAAGCAAGAAGGTCGATTTGCAGGAGGCTCTGGATCAACTCGATTCCGACTCCGAAGCGATTCAAAGCGAAATTCGAGCCGCGATGGCTCGCGCCAAAGCCGAGGAAGCACGCCGTCGAGCCGAGGCGAAGAAGCAGGGCAAGCCCTACGTTCCACCACCCAAGAGCAAGGGTGGGTTGGTTCGCCCCACGGGCGGGCCGATCACCAGTGGCTTTGGCCAGCGATACCACCCGATTTTGCACTACACGCGGCTCCATGCCGGCATCGACTTTGGCGGCGGCTACGGCGCGGCAGTATATTCGGCAGGAACCGGAACGGTTATCGCCGCGGGCACGCGAGGCGGCTACGGAAACTGCATCGTGATCGACCATGGCAACGGCATGTCGACTCTGTACGGCCATCTTTCGAGGATCATGGTTTCCGCCGGTCAAACCGTCGGCAGTCACCAGAGAATCGGGTCGATCGGCTCGTCGGGATTGGCGACTGGCCCCCACCTTCACTTCGAAGTCCGTATCAACGGCTCGCCGGTGAATCCGCTCCGATACTTGTAAAGCCAGTATTTATACGAGGCTCCTGGCAATTCTAACAGGGAATCACCTCCTTGGTCTCCGCTCATGGATGGGCGGTTGCGTGGGAATTCATGGATCGATTCAGCTTAGCCCGTCGGTGGGCGTTCCTTTTGGCGTGCCTGTGTCTCGGCGTCGCCGCGTTGGCCTTTGGCGCTCGCCACAAGAGCCTGTCTCGGCTTCAGGCCGGGCTCGAAGGCGTGCGTAAGAGTTCCGTCGCGGCCCAGGACCGAATCGATGCTTTGGACGAGCGAGAGGCTGGCCTCATGGACAAGGTGGAAGCGTCGAAGTCGTTCGTCAAGGTGCACGAGAGTCTGGCCACCGTCAAGAAGGCCGTTGAAAAGGCAAGATCGGTTCGCGATCTTCGCAAGAAACTGACGAGCCTATATGACCATGGTCACACGAAGGCGCTCGCTTTGATCATCGATGGCGACGTCCGACAAGGACTCTCCGAGGTCACATCCAAGCAGGAAGTTCTTGATGCCATCGAAAAGGCCGATGACTACAGCCCAAAGACGATTCCGCTTGCAAATGCCGAGCTGAAGAAGATCCGCTACGAGCGAGATGCGCTTCAGAAAAAGCTGGACAAGTGCGCCGTCGATGAGCGATCGATCCTGGCCGAAATGAAGGTGGTCAAAGACCTTGGATTGGGAGATATCGAATTCATTCGACCAGTGCCGGGCAAGGTCACGAGCCCGTTCGGCGAGCGCCTGCACCCGCTGGAACACACGGATAAGCCCCACGAAGGCGTCGATCTGCGGGGTGGCATCGGCGATCCGGTCAAGGTCGCCGCTTCGGGCAAGGTCATCTTCACCGGCGTCCAGCGCGGCTACGGAAACATCATCGTTGTCCAGCACAACGACACGTATGAGACGGCCTATGGTCACCTCTCGGAAATCGACGTCGAGGTCGGCGATACCGTCGAGCAGGGTGATGTGATCGGTAAGGTGGGCGCGACTGGTCGTGTGACCGGCCCCCATCTTCACTTTGAAATTCGTGTGAATGGCGAACCGGTGGACCCGCTTCCCTACCTTTAATGCCGCCGGACAAAAGTAAACTGTCGTCATTAAAGATATGGCGACGACTCTTTTTGACAAGGTTTGGGATCGACACAAGGTTGCGGATTTACCGGGCGGCGGCACGCTACTCTACATCGACCGACACCTCGTCCACGAAGTGACGTCGCCGCAGGCGTTCGATGGTCTGCGCGAGAAAAACCGTCCGGTGCGCCGACCTGACTTGACCTTCGCCACCGCCGACCACAACGTTCCGACCGATGGCCGAGCGATCGATGAATCGACGCTGAGCGGCAAACAGCTTGCCGCCCTCTCTCGAAACGCGAAGGAGTTCGGCGTGCCACTTTTCGGCTATGGCCACGCGAAGCAAGGCATCGTCCACATCATCGGCCCTCAGCTTGGCATCACGCTTCCCGGCCTCACTATCGTTTGTGGCGACAGCCACACATCCACTCATGGCGCGTTCGGCGCGCTCGCATTCGGCATTGGCACCACCGAGGTTGAGCACGTTCTGGCGACGCAGACCCTGCGCAGTTCGGCAAAGCCGAAGTCGCTCGGTATTCGGGTTGACGGCAAACTGGGCTTCGGCGTCACGGCAAAGGACGTCATCCTCGCGATCATCCGCAAGCTGGGTGCGAGCGGTGGAACCGGCTACGTGGCCGAATACTATGGTCCGGCGATCGAAAACCTGGGGATGAGTGGCCGCATGACAATCTGCAACATGAGCATCGAGATGGGCGCTCGGGCGGGCATGATCGCCCCCGACGACATCGCATTCGAATACATTCAGGCCGAAGACCGTCCGTTTGCACCAAAGGGTGCCGACTTCGACGCGATGGTCGCCCAGTCAAAAGATTTGAAGACCGACGATGCGTCGGCGTTCACCCGCCACGAGACCCTCAACGCCGACGATTTGGCGCCGCAGATTTCGTGGGGAACGACCCCGGCCATGACAATCGACATCGACGGCGCAATTCCCGAGCCGAAGGACGCCTCGGAGGAAAGGGCCTTGCGGTACATGGGTTTGCACGCTGGAGACCGAATGGCCGACCAAAACGTCAATACCGTGTTCATCGGCTCGTGCACCAACGCCCGCATCGAAGACCTGCGTCAGGCGGCTTCGGTGGTCAAGGGGCACCACGTCGCTTCGGGCGTCCGAGCTATGGTGGTACCGGGTAGCGAGGCGGTGAAGGAGTTAGCCGAAGCTGAAGGATTGCGAGAAATCTTCACCGAAGCCGGGTTCGAATGGCACCGCGCCGGATGCTCGATGTGCCTGGGCATGAACGGAGATATTTTGCGACCCGAACAGCGAAGCGCTTCGACCTCCAACCGACCGTATGAAGGGCGACAAGGACCGGGTTCGCGCACGCACCTGGTTTCGCCGATTACGGCGGCGGCGACGGCCCTCAAGGGCAAGTTCGCCGACCCTCGCGAGTATTTGTCATGACCGAATCGGCGATCGTTCACGCGGAGATCGACTCGCCGATCGGACCGATTCACCTCTTTGCCAACGAGAACGGACTCACCGGGCTGTACATGAACACGCACCGCGACGCGTTGCCTCCGGCCGCCATGCTGTCCGCCGATCAGAACCTGTTTTTGGCCTCAGCGGCCAAGGAGTTGGGCGAGTACTTCGAGGGCAAAAGGAAGGATTTCTCTGTCACGTTGGACCCGCAAGGAACGCAGTTCCAGATGCGCGTGTGGACCGAATTGCTGAACATTCCGTTTGGCCAAACCATCAGCTACGGCGAGTTGGCTAAGCGGCTCGGTGACCCATTGTTGACAAGGGCGGTTGGAACAGCCAACGGTCAAAATCCCATTTCCATCATTATTCCGTGCCACCGGGTGATTGGCGCGAATGGGCATCTGACCGGATACGGCGGTGGAATCGAAAAGAAGCGATGGCTTTTGGACCACGAGGCCGAGGACACTCTCTTTTGAGCGCCGCGGAATACATGATCAGCTTCGACCCCGGCCAACTCCAGCGGGATCGAATGTACGAATATCTGAGCCGGAGTTACTGGTCGCCGAACATCCGCCGGGACGTCTTCGACCGCCAGATCGACCATAGCTTCTGCGTTGGTGCGTACTTGACCGAAACCGGTGAGCAGATCGGCTTTGCCCGGCTTGTTACCGATTACGGTCGGTTCGCCTACTTGGCCGACGTGTATGTTCTGCCCGAGCATCAAGGCAAGGGCATCGCCCAAGCGATGGTCGGTGGGCTTATCGAGCACGACTGTGTGAAGACGGTGGGGCATTGGATTCTGGCCACCAAGGATGCCCACACCTTGTACGAAAAGTTCGGATTCGAAGCCACGAACGAGCGATACATGTTCATGCGGAAGTCGATGGAACGATGGCAAGAAGCCGTTTCTCCGCCGACCGAAAATGCTTCATAATGAGTTATGCCGACTGTTCGCGTGTCCGTCACTCTCAAGCCATCTCTGCTCGATTCTGCGGGCCGAACGGTTGCCGGTTCTCTCCAGCACCTTGGCTACGGTGAAGTCCAGGACGCCCGAATCGGCAAGCTGATCCAACTGGAAGTCGACCAAGTCGAGGAAGGCCGAATTCGCGAAATGTGCCAGAAGCTCCTCGCGAACCCGGTGATCGAAGACTTTTCTTACGAGGTGGTTGGTTGAAGGTTGCCGTTCTCCAATTTCCCGGCTCGAACTGTGACCAAGACGCGCTGAAGGCGTTGCGTGAGGACATCGGCGTGGCTGCCGAATACGTGTGGCATGACGAGTCGTCGCTGGCTGGTTACGACGCGGTTTTTGTTCCCGGTGGCTTCACCTACGGTGACTATCTCCGCTGTGGCGCCATCGCCTCCCGTTCCCCAATTTTGCTCGCGACAAAGCAGTTTGCCGAAGAAGGGCGACCGGTCATCGGCGTCTGCAATGGCTTCCAGATTTTGACCGAAGCTGGTTTGTTGCCTGGAGCGCTGACCCGCAATATCCGCCAACAGTTCATCTGCGACGACGTCTATCTCCGGGCCGAAACGCGACGCTCGATTTGGACGTCGGGAGTGGAAAGGGTCATCCGAATTCCTATCGCTCACGGCGAAGGTCGGTATATAATCGATGAAGACGGCCTGAAGAAGCTCGAAGATAACGAACAAATCGCGTTCCGATACGTTAACTCGTCTGGCGAACCTGACGAATCGGCCAATGTGAACGGTTCAGTCTCTAGCATCGCCGGTGTTTTGAACCGGCAAGGCAACGTTCTCGGCATGATGCCGCACCCCGAACGAGCGTCAAAGGAACTCTTGGGAGGAACCGATGGGTTAACAATCCTAAGGGCCTTTTCTCTCGTGAAGGCATAGAGATTTTTGGGGTTTGGCCAAAAATTACTTTTAGGGACCATGATGAGAAAGAGAGCATTAGTTGGTTTGATGGTTGGAATGGCGTCCCTGTCGCTCGCTTCGGACGGACGCGTTCTTGGCAACCTCGGCCAAACGCTTGAAACCGCGAAGATTTATGCCGCGCCGAACACCAAGTCGCGCGTTTACTACAAGGCCAAGCAATACCAGTATCTGATCGTTAGCAAGTACAACGACAACTACCACAAGGTGGTGATGTCGAACGGCGTGTACGGCTATGTGCGATCCTCGGAAGCGGTCATTCTGCCGCAGGTCGTGCGCACGGCTCAGCTTTCGTCGCGAGCGTCCGCCGCCCGCAAAGGTTTGAATTACATCGGCACGCCCTACGTTTGGGGCGGTGACGACATCAACAACGGCATCGACTGTTCCGGCTTCGTGAAGAAGCTGTACGGCGACATCGGCATCGATCTGCCGCGAACCGCCGCCGAGCAGGCCAAGGTCGGTAAACCGATTACTCGCCTGGAAGAGCTTCAGCCCGGCGACCGACTGTATTTCTGGGAAAAGAAGCGCAACACGATTGGTCACACGGGGCTGTATCTTGGCAACGGCTACTTCGTCCACTCCTCGCGGGGGCACAACGGCGTCAACACCGACCGCCTGACCGAGAAGTGGCTGAAGATCCTGGTTGCGGCTCGACGCTAGTCGTTCAACCGGTCCATCACCCGAAGCTCTTCTTGCGCCTTGGCTTCCATTCGAAGCTGATCTAGCACGTTGTCCATCACGGTCGTCGAGCTCAGGTGATCGACCAGAGTCGTCGGACCCGAAAGCATTTCTTCGTAGCGGTCGGCGAGTTCCTTCAGCTTATGGATCTGGCTCCCACACTGACTGACGATTGCCGCCTGAGTTTCGGGATTGTCTTCTAGCAGCCCAATTTGATTGATGAGGCTGATCATTGCTTCGTCGCTAGCGGCCTGAATCTGCGGCGCAAAGTTCGAAGAGCGTCCTTGCGAGTCCTTTGCGAGCTTGAGGAGGCCGGCTAGGCGGTTGTAATGGGTGCATCCCGCTTCCAATAGCTCGGTGCTTTGCGCCGTCAGGACATCGCTGGCGGTTTTGATCCCAAAGACGGATTGCCACCAGTTGCCCCACTGGTTGTGTTGGTAGCCGCGAGCGGCGTCGGGATCATACCAGCCGATGTGGCTTCCAATTCGATGCAGAAGCTTTCGTCCGCTCCCCGTGATCTTGATTTCCGGTTGAAGCGGCTTCTTGATCCGAATCCTTAGCACCACGGCAAGGATGATCGAGGCGATAGCAAGCGGAACGAAGGTAGCGGCTAACGCCAGCGGAAAGCCGCGGATGGCGAGACTGAGGATGACAAAGACGATGGCTGCCAGCGTGAAGTTGATCGACATGATCCACGATGCGACGCTGAAGTTGTTGATCGATCCGGCGAAGAGTTTGCCGCTCTTGGCCCAGAAGAAACGATCGATGCTCGACGGCTTTTTAGCCTGTCGTTCGGGACCGAGGTTGATGTTGAAGTTCACCGCTTTGTCACGCCCTTGCCTCAATGCTTACGGACGGCCCATCGCTAAGGATTCAGGCTGACAGAGATGTAAGCAACTTAACGTAAAGTTACCATCCAGAGCTGGCGTACAATGACACTGGAAAGGGACATGACACGAGCGAAACTTTTGTGGATCGTTTCTGCGGTTAGCTTGTGCTTTGGAGCGGTAATGGTGGCTTTCCTTGGAAACTATGATAGCCACCGGACGAATGCCCGATACCTGTGGTGGAAGAGTGGACACGCTCCCAATGACTATCGATGGTGCCTCCATTTGTTCTTCGTCGATCCTTCCTTCCAGGATTCGATGAAGGGTAAATCCATGAGCGAGTTGCGCGACTGGCTCCCAGCAACTGGCCCTGCCAAACCCGGCTCATGGCAGCAGGGTTGGCTTGAATCGACGCCGCCGAAACCCCACGAAACGTTCCAAGTGATCGGAGACACGAGCATAGCCATTCGTTTGGTCGATGGAAGGTTCGACGGCATTTTTCCGATGAAGGGCTGAGCCAACGAGTCTCTGTTGCGGCGCCACTGTGGTCTAGGCGGTCCGTCGCATTCGGATGCACGGAATCTCGACTCCGCGCCGGACCTTTACCAGCGCTTCGAC
This window contains:
- the purQ gene encoding phosphoribosylformylglycinamidine synthase subunit PurQ, coding for MKVAVLQFPGSNCDQDALKALREDIGVAAEYVWHDESSLAGYDAVFVPGGFTYGDYLRCGAIASRSPILLATKQFAEEGRPVIGVCNGFQILTEAGLLPGALTRNIRQQFICDDVYLRAETRRSIWTSGVERVIRIPIAHGEGRYIIDEDGLKKLEDNEQIAFRYVNSSGEPDESANVNGSVSSIAGVLNRQGNVLGMMPHPERASKELLGGTDGLTILRAFSLVKA
- a CDS encoding GNAT family N-acetyltransferase; the encoded protein is MAFGPRGRGHSLLSAAEYMISFDPGQLQRDRMYEYLSRSYWSPNIRRDVFDRQIDHSFCVGAYLTETGEQIGFARLVTDYGRFAYLADVYVLPEHQGKGIAQAMVGGLIEHDCVKTVGHWILATKDAHTLYEKFGFEATNERYMFMRKSMERWQEAVSPPTENAS
- a CDS encoding peptidoglycan DD-metalloendopeptidase family protein, coding for MDRFSLARRWAFLLACLCLGVAALAFGARHKSLSRLQAGLEGVRKSSVAAQDRIDALDEREAGLMDKVEASKSFVKVHESLATVKKAVEKARSVRDLRKKLTSLYDHGHTKALALIIDGDVRQGLSEVTSKQEVLDAIEKADDYSPKTIPLANAELKKIRYERDALQKKLDKCAVDERSILAEMKVVKDLGLGDIEFIRPVPGKVTSPFGERLHPLEHTDKPHEGVDLRGGIGDPVKVAASGKVIFTGVQRGYGNIIVVQHNDTYETAYGHLSEIDVEVGDTVEQGDVIGKVGATGRVTGPHLHFEIRVNGEPVDPLPYL
- a CDS encoding methylated-DNA--[protein]-cysteine S-methyltransferase — protein: MTESAIVHAEIDSPIGPIHLFANENGLTGLYMNTHRDALPPAAMLSADQNLFLASAAKELGEYFEGKRKDFSVTLDPQGTQFQMRVWTELLNIPFGQTISYGELAKRLGDPLLTRAVGTANGQNPISIIIPCHRVIGANGHLTGYGGGIEKKRWLLDHEAEDTLF
- a CDS encoding ATP-binding cassette domain-containing protein; this translates as MEFRDVSVSYRKHAEAVAQCNLVIEEGEFVFLVGKTGAGKSTLLKLISREVAPNAGRVVVAGKEINKQLPLTIPRLRRKMGIVPQDFALLPKKTVAENIAYASRAAGKTKRQTRRRMAFILFGIHLDHKMNSFPDELSGGERQRVAIGRALINDPPLLLADEPTGNLDPEHSMEVMQLLMNLNERGTTVVVASHDMMVVEKLGKRIIRLDQGRVVSDTKFPEMGQDEPPTDEIEEPVEEVAAGEASEPAIVGEPVTEEEIGAVEEPGDPEEESSADV
- a CDS encoding FtsX-like permease family protein, translating into MFDRLTFILGETLVSIRRNFGMVILGILTVSVCLYITGGLTLTYRSILTYGQGLTGRFEMRVYLQDGTSKYQISDIAKQIRAMDGVATVNWIPKDLAWEKMKRENPELTRDLNNVLPDAYKVVLTDLSKGDAIAKTIQAIPQVEPGGVRYLRNAQKQVDDLLRFLKWIGLVAGGLLALISGVLIFTVVRLTAMSRRLELRIMNLVGASYATIYTPLMLEGVFQGLVGGLAASLLLQLSYHELARVVHGYEFLAELPPFPGNQVMVACSIAGGTYGLICSLLALVSLQRRIA
- the leuC gene encoding 3-isopropylmalate dehydratase large subunit, which translates into the protein MATTLFDKVWDRHKVADLPGGGTLLYIDRHLVHEVTSPQAFDGLREKNRPVRRPDLTFATADHNVPTDGRAIDESTLSGKQLAALSRNAKEFGVPLFGYGHAKQGIVHIIGPQLGITLPGLTIVCGDSHTSTHGAFGALAFGIGTTEVEHVLATQTLRSSAKPKSLGIRVDGKLGFGVTAKDVILAIIRKLGASGGTGYVAEYYGPAIENLGMSGRMTICNMSIEMGARAGMIAPDDIAFEYIQAEDRPFAPKGADFDAMVAQSKDLKTDDASAFTRHETLNADDLAPQISWGTTPAMTIDIDGAIPEPKDASEERALRYMGLHAGDRMADQNVNTVFIGSCTNARIEDLRQAASVVKGHHVASGVRAMVVPGSEAVKELAEAEGLREIFTEAGFEWHRAGCSMCLGMNGDILRPEQRSASTSNRPYEGRQGPGSRTHLVSPITAAATALKGKFADPREYLS
- a CDS encoding peptidoglycan DD-metalloendopeptidase family protein, producing the protein MSQLEDRMQKASDNLEDTKSRLEREREQQATLTKELAAAQAKVKEKRVEVERRVRSLYMEGKPNVLEFVFGSQSSADLATREFIATRVKKADHKLFEDFRDDRDDAQKKKKEQDQVVRQVASLQQEQVQRQHELESTQKAKESYLNGLESKKVDLQEALDQLDSDSEAIQSEIRAAMARAKAEEARRRAEAKKQGKPYVPPPKSKGGLVRPTGGPITSGFGQRYHPILHYTRLHAGIDFGGGYGAAVYSAGTGTVIAAGTRGGYGNCIVIDHGNGMSTLYGHLSRIMVSAGQTVGSHQRIGSIGSSGLATGPHLHFEVRINGSPVNPLRYL
- the purS gene encoding phosphoribosylformylglycinamidine synthase subunit PurS produces the protein MPTVRVSVTLKPSLLDSAGRTVAGSLQHLGYGEVQDARIGKLIQLEVDQVEEGRIREMCQKLLANPVIEDFSYEVVG